In Pirellulales bacterium, one DNA window encodes the following:
- a CDS encoding efflux RND transporter periplasmic adaptor subunit, with protein MFVSGFTLAGFVLAGCDKIMPSQGNGAPGAAAGGPAGGGAPGQPSPKPPEVLVSMPTTSEVTEYEDFTGRTMAKPTIDIRPRVTGYLDKIYFTEGADVKEGDLLYEIDPRPYQAEVDRAQSNVSQAEAHLNRLNLDMQRAKLMLPNHTISQEQYDQVIGDQSEADAAVGVAKASLDLAKLNLSYTKITAPISGRLSRTMYDQGNLVKADDTVLTTIVALDPIYATFGVDERLLVKVHSYVAKGMVKTNEKGQVAVLMGLVNEDGFPHPGNVSFIDNHLDTGTGTLEVRGEFPNSKRAILPGLYARIRLPLGEPYQALTIPEQALGSDQDKKFIYVVDDQNKIVYRPVEIGRLQGTQRVILKGISAGERVVVSGLQRVRPGVVVEPKMVTSTASN; from the coding sequence ATGTTTGTTAGCGGTTTTACACTGGCCGGCTTTGTGCTGGCCGGGTGTGATAAAATTATGCCTTCGCAAGGCAACGGGGCGCCGGGAGCGGCCGCTGGCGGGCCCGCAGGAGGCGGAGCGCCGGGACAACCGTCACCCAAGCCGCCGGAAGTGTTGGTCAGTATGCCAACGACTTCGGAGGTGACTGAGTATGAAGACTTCACAGGCCGCACGATGGCCAAGCCGACGATTGATATTCGGCCGCGTGTGACGGGGTATTTGGACAAGATTTATTTCACGGAAGGGGCGGACGTGAAGGAAGGGGATTTATTGTACGAAATCGATCCGCGGCCGTATCAGGCGGAAGTCGATCGCGCGCAAAGCAACGTTTCGCAGGCTGAGGCGCATTTGAATCGGCTGAATTTAGACATGCAGCGGGCTAAGCTGATGTTGCCCAACCACACCATCAGCCAGGAGCAATACGATCAGGTGATTGGCGACCAGTCGGAAGCTGACGCTGCCGTGGGTGTGGCCAAAGCGAGTTTGGATTTGGCGAAACTGAATTTGAGTTACACCAAGATTACGGCGCCGATTAGCGGCCGATTGAGCCGCACGATGTACGATCAAGGCAACCTGGTGAAAGCGGATGACACGGTATTGACGACGATCGTGGCCTTGGACCCCATTTACGCCACCTTCGGCGTGGATGAACGATTGCTGGTGAAGGTTCATTCCTACGTTGCCAAAGGGATGGTGAAAACCAACGAAAAAGGACAGGTTGCGGTCCTGATGGGTTTAGTGAATGAAGATGGTTTTCCGCACCCGGGGAATGTGAGCTTCATCGACAACCATCTGGATACGGGCACGGGAACCTTGGAAGTGCGCGGCGAGTTTCCGAATTCCAAGCGGGCGATTTTGCCGGGATTGTATGCGCGCATTCGGCTACCGCTCGGTGAGCCGTATCAGGCGCTGACGATTCCGGAGCAGGCGTTGGGGTCCGATCAGGATAAAAAATTCATTTACGTGGTGGACGATCAAAACAAAATAGTGTACCGGCCGGTGGAAATTGGCCGCTTGCAGGGAACCCAGCGTGTCATATTGAAGGGCATTTCCGCTGGCGAGCGCGTGGTGGTGAGCGGATTGCAGCGCGTGCGGCCAGGCGTGGTCGTGGAACCGAAGATGGTGACATCGACGGCGAGCAATTAG
- the ptsP gene encoding phosphoenolpyruvate--protein phosphotransferase, whose amino-acid sequence MRKGIGVSPGVAVGTAYCIHEIYVNPNTRRLAAAEVQPELARYEKARDATAADLRALHAKVSSQVGAQQAAIFLAHESILHDPAFTEKIRRWIVDQGQSAPAALHNVLNEYTSLFARTKDEYIKERLTDVRDVAVRLSGHLSEMLQKKNKPPVSGPLILIADELLPSQVVMLGDREVHGIVTQAGGETSHAAILARSRGIPAVSGVRGMLKHVKNGDLVVVDGREGHVIVNPDAETASAYRKLQREFFDLKDHLAANRHQQAITADKIEVELMANINNLSDAKAAGAMGASGVGLFRTEYLFLTHPDVPDEEEQTTAYKKIIAASPNHRVTIRTLDLGGDKTIPYLGHASEANPFLGWRSIRLSFEHPEFFATQIRAVLRASAGPKKHVRLMFPMITTLEEIRKVRSMVDRAQRDLSKQGKPFGRVPIGLMLEVPAAAVMIESLLEVVDFVSIGSNDLVQYLMAADRDNPRVSHLCQPLSPAVLHVLANTIAACNRAHKPVTLCGEMAGRPRAVVLLFGMGLRSFSMSPAFIPTIKELISNLTQTKAERILQRALKLKTTAQVIRYMEEKIAELAPNVKLLDTA is encoded by the coding sequence ATGCGAAAAGGCATTGGGGTTTCACCGGGCGTGGCCGTCGGGACGGCTTATTGCATTCACGAAATTTACGTGAATCCGAATACCCGTCGGCTGGCGGCCGCCGAAGTCCAGCCAGAATTGGCCCGCTACGAAAAAGCCCGCGATGCCACCGCCGCCGATTTACGGGCTCTGCACGCCAAAGTTTCCAGCCAGGTTGGCGCCCAACAGGCCGCCATTTTCCTGGCGCACGAATCGATTCTGCACGACCCGGCCTTCACCGAAAAAATCCGCCGCTGGATCGTCGACCAAGGGCAATCGGCCCCCGCCGCCTTGCACAACGTGCTGAACGAATACACCAGTCTCTTTGCCCGCACCAAGGACGAATACATCAAGGAGCGGCTGACCGATGTCCGCGACGTGGCCGTCCGCCTCAGCGGCCACTTGTCGGAAATGCTCCAGAAAAAAAACAAGCCCCCCGTATCCGGTCCGCTCATTCTCATCGCCGACGAACTGCTCCCATCACAAGTGGTCATGCTGGGCGATCGCGAAGTGCATGGCATCGTCACGCAGGCCGGCGGCGAAACCAGCCACGCCGCAATTTTAGCTCGCAGCCGCGGTATCCCCGCCGTTTCCGGCGTCCGCGGCATGCTCAAGCACGTGAAAAATGGCGATTTAGTCGTCGTCGACGGTCGCGAAGGCCACGTCATCGTCAATCCTGATGCCGAAACCGCTTCCGCCTATCGCAAACTGCAACGCGAGTTCTTCGATCTCAAAGATCATCTCGCCGCCAACCGGCACCAGCAGGCCATCACCGCCGACAAAATCGAGGTCGAGCTGATGGCCAACATCAACAATTTATCTGACGCCAAAGCCGCCGGCGCAATGGGTGCATCGGGCGTCGGCCTGTTCCGCACCGAGTATTTGTTCCTCACCCATCCCGACGTCCCCGACGAAGAGGAACAAACCACCGCATACAAAAAAATCATTGCCGCCAGCCCCAATCACCGCGTCACCATTCGCACACTCGATTTGGGCGGCGATAAGACCATCCCTTACCTCGGCCATGCCAGCGAAGCCAATCCTTTCCTCGGCTGGCGCTCCATCCGCCTTTCGTTCGAGCACCCTGAGTTTTTCGCCACACAAATTCGGGCCGTCCTGCGTGCCTCGGCCGGGCCCAAAAAGCACGTCCGGCTCATGTTCCCCATGATTACCACGCTGGAAGAAATTCGCAAAGTGCGCAGCATGGTCGATCGGGCCCAACGCGATTTAAGCAAGCAAGGCAAGCCTTTCGGCCGAGTTCCCATTGGACTGATGCTCGAAGTCCCCGCCGCCGCCGTCATGATCGAATCGCTGCTGGAAGTCGTCGATTTTGTTTCCATCGGCTCCAACGATTTGGTGCAGTACTTGATGGCCGCCGACCGCGACAACCCTCGCGTCAGCCACCTGTGCCAACCACTCAGCCCCGCCGTGTTGCACGTCCTGGCCAACACCATCGCCGCCTGCAATCGGGCCCATAAGCCCGTTACCTTGTGTGGCGAAATGGCCGGCCGCCCCCGCGCCGTGGTGTTGTTGTTCGGCATGGGCCTGCGCAGCTTCAGCATGAGCCCGGCGTTCATTCCCACCATCAAAGAATTGATCTCGAATCTGACGCAGACCAAAGCCGAAAGAATTTTGCAGCGTGCCTTAAAGCTCAAGACGACCGCCCAGGTGATCCGCTACATGGAAGAAAAAATCGCCGAGCTGGCCCCCAACGTCAAACTTCTCGACACCGCGTGA
- a CDS encoding TetR/AcrR family transcriptional regulator, translating to MAMPAKTTGKSSSKRAVDDPQCAARCEEILTQAARLFAERGYDKTDTTLLAETVGVGKGTVYRHFPSKRELFLAAADRVMRMLCQRIDARMVQIEDPLEQLIIGVREFLAFFAENPGFVELLIQERALFKDRTRPTFIEHRAMNAERWQAFYRDLMAQDRVRKIPAERITDVLGSLLYGTIFMNYFSGRPISVDVEADNIIDVVFRGILSPRELKRRGLCAELKN from the coding sequence ATGGCAATGCCGGCAAAAACGACCGGGAAAAGTTCGTCGAAACGCGCTGTTGATGATCCGCAATGTGCGGCGCGTTGCGAGGAGATTCTAACCCAGGCTGCTCGGCTGTTTGCCGAGCGCGGTTACGACAAGACCGACACGACGCTGCTAGCGGAAACGGTGGGCGTGGGAAAGGGGACGGTGTATCGGCACTTTCCCAGCAAGCGCGAACTTTTTTTAGCGGCGGCCGACCGAGTGATGCGGATGCTGTGTCAGCGGATTGATGCGCGGATGGTGCAAATTGAAGATCCGCTGGAACAGTTGATCATTGGTGTGCGGGAGTTTCTCGCGTTTTTTGCCGAGAACCCCGGCTTCGTGGAATTGCTGATTCAAGAGCGTGCTTTGTTCAAGGATCGCACGCGGCCCACGTTCATCGAACATCGGGCGATGAATGCGGAGCGCTGGCAGGCGTTTTACCGAGACCTGATGGCACAAGATCGAGTACGCAAGATTCCGGCCGAACGCATTACCGACGTGCTGGGGAGTTTGCTGTACGGGACGATTTTTATGAATTATTTCAGCGGGCGGCCCATCTCGGTGGATGTGGAGGCGGACAACATTATCGACGTGGTGTTCCGCGGAATTCTTTCCCCGCGGGAACTCAAGCGGCGCGGATTGTGCGCAGAGCTTAAAAATTAA